The following proteins come from a genomic window of Rhodospirillales bacterium:
- a CDS encoding aspartate aminotransferase family protein has translation MQYATNTLENHWMPFTANRDFKADPRLLVGGDGVHYVSQTGARILDGVSGLFCCAAGHGRRDIADAVAAQLTALDYVPSFQFGHPAAFEFANRLVKITPDGLDHVFFANSGSEAVDTALKIAMAWHRARGEGQRLRFVSRERAYHGVNIGGTSLSGLMRNREAFAAVMPGVVHMRHTWQPGTRFVRGQPETGVELADDLQRAVDTLGGHTIAACFVEPIAGSTGVLVPPKGYLERLRGICDAHGILLVFDEVICGFGRTGKAFGADSFGVTPDMMTLAKALTNGAQPMGAVVVRDDIYETVTEAAPEGAIELFHGYTYSAHPAACAAGLATLDIYERERLFERAAELSEHFLDRMFALQGHDAVIDVRGYGLLAAFDLAPDGAPGARGYRTLKRLFEAGLLIKWTGDTGILAPPLIAEPAQIADMVDILDEVLRRA, from the coding sequence ATGCAGTACGCGACGAACACCCTGGAAAACCACTGGATGCCGTTCACCGCAAACCGGGATTTCAAGGCCGATCCCCGGCTGCTGGTGGGCGGCGACGGGGTGCACTACGTGTCGCAGACCGGCGCGCGCATCCTGGACGGAGTGTCGGGACTGTTCTGCTGCGCGGCCGGGCACGGCCGCCGTGACATCGCCGATGCGGTGGCGGCGCAACTCACCGCCCTCGACTACGTTCCGTCGTTCCAGTTCGGCCACCCTGCGGCTTTCGAGTTCGCCAACCGGCTGGTGAAGATCACGCCGGACGGGCTCGACCACGTGTTCTTTGCAAACTCCGGTTCGGAGGCGGTGGACACGGCCCTCAAGATCGCCATGGCCTGGCACCGGGCGCGCGGCGAGGGCCAGCGCCTCCGCTTCGTCTCGCGGGAGCGGGCCTACCATGGCGTCAACATCGGTGGCACGTCGTTGAGCGGCCTGATGAGAAACCGCGAAGCGTTCGCAGCGGTGATGCCGGGGGTGGTGCACATGCGCCATACCTGGCAGCCCGGGACCCGCTTCGTCCGCGGCCAGCCGGAGACCGGGGTGGAGCTTGCCGACGACCTGCAGCGGGCGGTGGACACCCTCGGCGGGCATACCATCGCCGCCTGTTTTGTCGAGCCCATCGCCGGCTCAACCGGGGTGTTGGTGCCGCCCAAGGGTTACCTGGAGCGTCTCCGCGGGATCTGCGACGCCCACGGCATCCTGCTCGTGTTCGACGAGGTGATCTGCGGCTTCGGGCGCACCGGCAAGGCGTTCGGCGCCGACAGCTTCGGCGTCACGCCGGACATGATGACCCTCGCCAAGGCGCTCACCAACGGCGCTCAGCCGATGGGCGCGGTCGTGGTGCGGGACGACATTTACGAGACCGTCACCGAGGCGGCGCCGGAAGGCGCGATCGAACTGTTCCATGGCTATACATACTCGGCACACCCCGCGGCGTGTGCCGCCGGGCTGGCGACGCTCGACATCTATGAGCGGGAACGCCTGTTCGAGCGTGCAGCCGAGTTGTCGGAGCACTTCCTCGACCGCATGTTCGCGCTTCAGGGGCACGATGCGGTCATCGACGTGCGCGGCTATGGGCTCTTGGCGGCCTTTGATCTGGCGCCGGACGGGGCGCCGGGGGCGCGCGGCTACCGGACCCTGAAGCGCCTGTTCGAGGCGGGCCTGCTCATCAAGTGGACCGGCGACACCGGCATCCTGGCCCCGCCGCTGATAGCCGAGCCCGCCCAGATCGCGGACATGGTCGATATCCTGGACGAGGTGCTCCGCCGAGCATGA
- a CDS encoding cell wall hydrolase encodes MASRRGGRPPGGLYGAPDPTRGALWYHADYADPPWTRSMTRTTQIGRHIYYVQG; translated from the coding sequence GTGGCGTCACGCAGAGGAGGTCGCCCACCTGGTGGTCTCTACGGCGCGCCGGACCCGACCCGAGGCGCCCTCTGGTACCACGCCGACTACGCCGACCCACCATGGACGCGCTCGATGACCCGCACCACCCAGATAGGTCGGCACATCTACTACGTCCAGGGCTGA
- a CDS encoding HAMP domain-containing histidine kinase: MMPYDHASPPAVRFGLSARLLGLTIVFVMLAEVLIYVPSISRFREVYLADQLEKANIAVLAARANTEGGLAEALAMDLLFHAGAYAIVLKSPDGRVQMLSGDMPPAIDVTFDMRGRTLMDMISEAFATLAQPRNRIMRVVAAVPGEEDRTIEVVLDETPLRERMYGYSARILSLSIVISLIAAGLVYFSLQWLMVRPIRIITDCIMGFRRDPEDEALTLPPTRRTDEIGIAQRELAAMQTDLRAALRQRTHLAALGAAVARINHDLRNTLATAVLASDRLAAIDDPEVKQVTPRLFNAIDRAVTLCTQTLRFVHDPSQTLERAAVSVGDLFADVQAAIEAPEGRSGSLQRVTGSGLDLIIDVDRDQMFRVFSNLALNAGHAGARTLAIVAVQQDSRVVIDVTDDGSGIAEDARARLFRPFEGASRQGGTGLGLPIAREIVHAHGGDLSLAATGPQGTTFRIVLPTRERSMAGARGEAAQTKRVAQRS; the protein is encoded by the coding sequence ATGATGCCTTACGATCACGCTTCGCCGCCGGCTGTGCGGTTTGGTTTGTCGGCGCGCCTTCTAGGGCTCACGATCGTCTTCGTAATGCTGGCGGAGGTTCTGATCTACGTCCCCTCCATCTCCCGCTTTCGCGAAGTGTATTTGGCGGATCAACTGGAGAAGGCAAATATCGCGGTGCTGGCCGCGAGAGCGAACACCGAAGGCGGTCTTGCCGAAGCACTCGCCATGGATCTGTTGTTCCACGCCGGCGCCTACGCCATCGTGCTCAAGTCGCCGGACGGCCGGGTGCAAATGCTGAGCGGCGACATGCCGCCGGCCATCGACGTCACCTTCGACATGCGCGGCCGCACCCTGATGGACATGATCAGCGAAGCCTTTGCGACCCTGGCGCAGCCCCGCAACCGGATCATGCGGGTGGTCGCGGCGGTTCCCGGAGAGGAGGACCGGACCATCGAAGTGGTTCTGGATGAAACGCCGCTGCGCGAGAGAATGTACGGCTACTCCGCGCGCATCCTGTCGCTCTCCATCGTCATCTCGCTGATCGCCGCCGGCCTCGTCTATTTCAGCCTGCAATGGCTGATGGTGCGGCCGATCCGGATCATTACCGACTGCATCATGGGCTTTCGCCGGGATCCGGAGGACGAGGCGCTGACCTTGCCGCCGACCCGGCGCACCGACGAGATCGGCATCGCCCAGCGCGAGTTGGCCGCCATGCAGACGGACCTTCGCGCCGCGCTCCGGCAGAGAACCCACCTTGCCGCTCTTGGCGCGGCGGTCGCCAGAATCAATCATGACCTGCGCAACACGCTGGCGACGGCGGTTCTTGCCTCGGACCGTCTGGCGGCCATCGATGATCCCGAGGTCAAGCAGGTGACGCCCCGCCTGTTCAACGCCATCGATCGCGCCGTCACCCTCTGCACCCAGACACTCCGCTTCGTCCACGATCCCAGCCAGACGCTGGAGCGCGCTGCCGTCTCCGTCGGCGACCTGTTCGCGGACGTCCAGGCCGCGATCGAGGCGCCCGAGGGGCGTAGCGGGTCGCTCCAGCGGGTGACGGGCAGCGGCCTCGATCTCATCATCGACGTCGATCGCGACCAGATGTTCCGGGTGTTCAGCAATCTTGCCCTGAACGCCGGCCACGCCGGCGCCCGGACGCTCGCCATCGTCGCCGTGCAACAGGACTCGCGCGTCGTCATCGACGTTACCGACGACGGCTCCGGGATTGCGGAAGACGCCCGAGCGCGGCTGTTCCGACCGTTCGAGGGCGCCTCGCGCCAAGGCGGAACCGGCCTCGGTCTTCCCATCGCCCGCGAAATCGTCCACGCCCATGGCGGCGATCTGTCGCTCGCTGCGACCGGGCCGCAGGGGACGACGTTCCGCATCGTTCTGCCGACCCGTGAACGGAGTATGGCCGGGGCGCGGGGCGAGGCTGCGCAGACGAAAAGAGTTGCGCAACGCTCCTGA
- the cobS gene encoding cobaltochelatase subunit CobS — MRLTTGRRRSTFQAQTREPGHCHWPGCPQRGEYRAPQSRAALTSYVWFCLDHIREYNSAWNYYQGMTEDEVEADLRRDTVWQRPSWRLGHDPRSFVHPSGTFRDAFGFFQSDPREVRRPSISPEEKALVVLDLTAPVTVAIVKKRYKQLVKQHHPDANGGDKAAEERFKEISEAYRTIMVSLTTPGAGVTTTNLRGHQPEHGLKRTLVRGTPGRRRAARGGGGGPGGAIRVSVGQTSAIDCDMEVPALGVAEDHVPDLDDAYRFDHDTTLAILAGFAYNRRVLIQGYHGTGKSTHIEQVAARLNWPCVRINLDSHISRIDLVGKDAIVMRDGKQVTEFREGILPWALQHPTALVFDEYDAGRPDVMFVIQRVLEVEGKLTLLDQNRVIRPHPYFRLFATANTIGLGDTTGLYHGTQQINQGQMDRWNIVATLNYLPHEAERKIVLAKVPGYDTKDGRDTIASMVALADLTRAGFINGDISTVMSPRTVITWAENTRIFGDLGFAFRLTFLNKCDEVERATVAEYYQRCFGRDLPESAIHAVAR, encoded by the coding sequence ATGAGATTGACGACCGGCCGCAGACGCAGCACGTTTCAGGCGCAGACCAGGGAGCCCGGTCACTGCCACTGGCCGGGCTGCCCCCAACGCGGGGAATACCGGGCGCCGCAGTCCCGCGCCGCGCTCACCTCGTACGTCTGGTTCTGTCTCGATCATATCCGCGAATACAATTCGGCGTGGAACTACTATCAAGGCATGACCGAGGACGAGGTCGAGGCGGATCTGCGCCGGGACACCGTGTGGCAGCGACCGTCCTGGCGTCTCGGGCACGATCCGCGCAGCTTCGTCCACCCGAGCGGAACCTTCAGGGACGCCTTCGGGTTTTTCCAATCGGATCCTCGGGAAGTGCGCCGGCCGTCGATTTCGCCGGAAGAAAAGGCCCTGGTGGTTCTCGACTTGACCGCGCCGGTCACCGTCGCCATCGTCAAGAAGCGCTACAAGCAACTGGTGAAGCAGCACCATCCGGACGCCAACGGCGGCGACAAGGCGGCAGAAGAGCGGTTCAAGGAGATCAGCGAAGCGTATCGCACCATCATGGTGAGCCTGACGACCCCGGGCGCGGGGGTGACCACGACCAATTTGCGGGGCCACCAACCAGAACACGGGCTGAAACGGACACTGGTCCGGGGCACCCCCGGGCGCCGGCGCGCGGCGCGGGGGGGGGGCGGGGGGCCCGGGGGGGCCATACGGGTGTCCGTCGGCCAGACGTCCGCCATCGACTGCGACATGGAGGTGCCGGCGCTCGGCGTCGCCGAGGACCATGTCCCAGACCTCGACGACGCCTACCGCTTCGATCACGACACGACGCTCGCGATCCTCGCCGGCTTCGCCTACAACCGCCGCGTCCTGATCCAGGGCTACCACGGCACCGGCAAGTCGACCCACATCGAGCAGGTGGCGGCGCGCCTCAACTGGCCGTGCGTGCGCATCAACCTGGACAGCCACATCAGCCGCATCGACCTGGTCGGCAAGGACGCCATCGTCATGCGCGACGGCAAGCAGGTGACCGAGTTCCGCGAGGGCATCCTGCCCTGGGCGCTGCAGCACCCGACGGCGCTGGTGTTCGACGAGTACGACGCCGGCCGCCCGGACGTGATGTTCGTGATCCAGCGCGTGCTGGAGGTCGAGGGCAAGCTGACCCTGCTCGACCAGAACCGGGTGATCCGCCCGCACCCCTATTTCCGCCTGTTCGCCACCGCCAACACCATCGGCCTCGGCGACACCACCGGCCTGTACCACGGCACGCAGCAGATCAACCAGGGCCAGATGGACCGCTGGAACATCGTCGCGACGCTGAACTACCTGCCGCACGAGGCGGAGCGGAAGATCGTGCTGGCCAAGGTTCCCGGCTACGACACCAAGGACGGCCGCGACACCATCGCCTCCATGGTGGCTTTGGCCGACCTGACCCGCGCCGGCTTCATCAACGGCGACATCTCGACCGTGATGTCGCCGCGCACGGTGATCACCTGGGCCGAGAACACCCGCATCTTCGGCGACCTCGGCTTCGCCTTCCGGCTGACCTTCCTCAACAAGTGCGACGAGGTGGAGCGGGCGACGGTGGCCGAGTACTACCAGCGCTGCTTCGGCCGCGACCTGCCGGAGTCGGCGATTCACGCTGTGGCGCGCTGA
- a CDS encoding BolA family transcriptional regulator → MTIASILRAKLQAAFEPSLLTIVDESHKHVGHAGARPEGETHFRVEIVSQQFGGKSRVDRHRMVTAVIAEELAGPVHAFSLKALTPAEIDAR, encoded by the coding sequence ATGACCATAGCTTCGATCCTCCGAGCCAAGCTGCAGGCGGCGTTCGAGCCGTCCCTGCTGACCATCGTCGACGAGTCCCACAAGCACGTCGGCCATGCCGGCGCCCGCCCGGAAGGCGAAACCCATTTCAGGGTGGAAATCGTATCGCAGCAGTTCGGCGGCAAGTCCCGGGTCGACCGCCACCGCATGGTCACGGCGGTAATCGCCGAGGAACTGGCGGGCCCCGTTCACGCCTTCAGCCTGAAGGCGCTGACGCCGGCCGAAATCGACGCCCGGTAG
- a CDS encoding PAS domain S-box protein, producing the protein MNDQPSDRLVCRAFEASTASIVVTAGRDADHAVVDVNPAFEMLTGYARDEVRGRNLRFLFAHDRDQEGLQLIRDALAQHRPVTAVLRNYRKDGALFWNEVRMAPLRSSDGDVSHWVAVQDDVTDRVRKEHQLQEAEQRFRLVADAAPVMIWVADADKRCTYVNNAWLEFTARSLEQVLGGGWGECLHPDDRSSCFAVYSGAFDNRRSYRMEYRLRRRDGAWRWILETGVPRYSETGALAGYIGSCLDITERIEAERALRASEARFRSIAEHTYDWESWIGPHMTPLWINPAVERITGYSVAECMGMRHYPLPLVYRADRERFVQELKAPQGNDLPFRIVCKDKTVRHAAISWQAITDQDGHAAGYRTSVRETSRQDGPAGLSDPE; encoded by the coding sequence ATGAACGATCAGCCTTCTGACAGACTGGTTTGTCGCGCGTTCGAAGCGTCGACCGCCTCGATCGTTGTGACCGCCGGCCGGGATGCCGACCACGCCGTCGTCGATGTCAACCCGGCGTTCGAGATGTTGACCGGCTATGCTCGCGATGAGGTCCGCGGCCGCAACCTGCGTTTTCTGTTCGCGCATGATCGCGACCAGGAGGGCTTGCAGCTCATTCGCGATGCCCTGGCGCAACACCGCCCGGTGACGGCGGTGCTGCGCAACTACCGGAAGGACGGAGCGTTGTTCTGGAACGAGGTCCGGATGGCGCCGCTGCGCTCATCCGACGGCGACGTCAGCCACTGGGTCGCAGTCCAGGACGACGTTACCGACCGCGTCCGCAAGGAACACCAGTTGCAGGAGGCCGAGCAGCGGTTCCGTCTGGTGGCGGATGCGGCCCCGGTGATGATCTGGGTGGCGGACGCGGACAAGCGCTGCACCTACGTGAACAATGCGTGGCTGGAGTTCACGGCCCGCTCTCTCGAGCAGGTCCTGGGCGGCGGCTGGGGGGAGTGCCTTCACCCCGATGATCGCAGCAGTTGCTTCGCCGTCTATTCAGGAGCCTTCGACAACCGCCGTTCCTATCGGATGGAGTATCGCCTCAGACGGCGAGATGGCGCCTGGCGCTGGATCCTGGAAACCGGCGTTCCGCGTTACAGCGAGACCGGCGCTCTCGCCGGCTACATCGGCTCCTGTCTCGACATCACCGAACGCATCGAGGCTGAGCGCGCGCTGCGCGCCAGCGAGGCCCGATTCCGGTCGATAGCCGAGCATACCTACGACTGGGAAAGCTGGATAGGGCCGCACATGACGCCGCTATGGATCAATCCCGCGGTGGAGCGGATCACCGGCTACTCGGTGGCCGAGTGCATGGGCATGCGGCACTATCCTCTGCCTCTGGTTTATCGCGCCGATCGCGAACGCTTCGTGCAGGAACTTAAAGCTCCGCAGGGCAACGACCTGCCGTTCCGCATCGTTTGCAAGGACAAGACCGTTCGGCACGCGGCGATCTCTTGGCAAGCCATTACGGATCAGGATGGACACGCCGCGGGCTACAGAACCAGCGTTCGCGAAACCTCTCGTCAGGACGGCCCCGCCGGGCTGTCGGATCCGGAATGA
- a CDS encoding CBS domain-containing protein: MRIREVMNSPVDTIDPSTTIAAAARMMRDANVGCLLVSSDDRLLGVVTDRDIVVRGLAEGKASTRNKVWTVMSSEALCCFEDQPAEAAERIMMEHGVRRLPVLDRAGRLTGVVSLSDLRGGASSKAPWRVTFYKTLADVRGRLHEAPLVILNVGAAVSKTEAEAAARRIFEGDWSPKRWKGAADGVHVDGRAGARLSQPRSTSRRVVPVARTSSRSDFAPQLGAAAAD, translated from the coding sequence ATGAGGATCAGGGAGGTCATGAACAGCCCGGTCGACACCATCGACCCAAGCACGACGATTGCCGCCGCAGCCAGAATGATGCGTGACGCGAACGTCGGCTGCTTGTTGGTCAGCAGCGACGACCGGCTCTTGGGCGTCGTCACCGATCGTGACATCGTGGTGCGGGGCCTTGCCGAGGGCAAGGCATCCACCCGAAACAAGGTCTGGACCGTGATGTCGAGCGAAGCTCTGTGCTGCTTTGAAGATCAGCCAGCCGAGGCGGCGGAAAGGATCATGATGGAGCATGGCGTCCGGCGGTTGCCGGTACTCGATCGAGCCGGGCGTCTGACCGGGGTCGTTTCTTTGAGCGATCTGCGTGGCGGCGCATCCAGCAAGGCGCCGTGGCGGGTGACCTTCTACAAGACGCTGGCGGATGTCCGCGGGAGGTTGCACGAGGCGCCGCTCGTGATCCTCAACGTCGGTGCTGCAGTCAGCAAGACTGAGGCCGAGGCAGCGGCGCGGCGCATCTTCGAGGGTGACTGGAGCCCGAAGCGGTGGAAGGGCGCGGCGGATGGCGTCCACGTTGACGGCCGGGCGGGAGCCCGGCTTTCTCAGCCGCGCTCAACATCGAGACGGGTCGTGCCGGTGGCGCGGACCTCATCCAGGAGCGATTTTGCCCCGCAGCTTGGTGCCGCCGCGGCCGATTAG
- a CDS encoding DUF1127 domain-containing protein translates to MAYARDLFKRLRGLPALHRDDPAHRPLPETMAEPLPVAEALRRALRTTARLLWIGVVERYLCRRRRRVAVAQLQALDGRLLADIGLRRNDIERTVDGLMRRSGNTLPTARDRNGSGVSGAEDESRWRLAA, encoded by the coding sequence ATGGCATACGCGAGAGACCTGTTCAAACGATTGCGCGGATTGCCGGCGCTCCATCGGGATGACCCCGCGCACCGGCCGCTGCCGGAGACCATGGCCGAGCCCCTGCCGGTTGCCGAAGCGCTCCGGCGCGCGCTCAGGACAACGGCGCGACTCCTGTGGATCGGCGTCGTCGAGCGCTATCTGTGCCGGCGACGGCGGCGGGTCGCCGTCGCTCAACTCCAGGCGCTGGACGGCCGGTTGCTGGCCGACATCGGGCTTCGGCGCAACGACATCGAGCGGACGGTCGACGGCCTGATGAGGCGCAGCGGCAACACGCTGCCGACGGCCAGAGATCGGAACGGTTCGGGCGTTTCGGGCGCCGAAGACGAGAGCCGGTGGCGGCTGGCTGCATAG
- the glgC gene encoding glucose-1-phosphate adenylyltransferase, with product MKHEEEKVAMRLKVLAIVLAGGEGTRLAPLTKERAKPAVPFGGKYRIVDFVLSSLINSGIHSIYVVIQFRSQSLLQHLNDGWQTGGILKSAFVVPVPAQMRSAGKDWYRGTADAIHQNINLIEQSRPDIVAVFGADHIYRMNIHEMIEFHEHKRAHATVAAIPTDKKYSKEFGVLETTHSGRIIGFHEKKADAPTMPGDPNRVYASMGNYIFSTDMLLKMVEEDQKDENSSHDFGKDILPKMVSSAELFAYDFMTNRIPGEPHGKMPYWRDVGTLDAYYEANMDLRAIDPQLNLFNAQWPLRTAGYSDPPTKFAFDEDGRRGQAIDSVVAGGCIISGASIRNSVIGRHVYAHAGVEIDECVIFDNCDIGRRSKLRRCILEKNVQIPEDSVIGYNLDEDRKKYHVSESGIVVIEGKRTPVKLSTITI from the coding sequence ATGAAACATGAGGAGGAGAAGGTCGCCATGAGGCTCAAAGTGCTCGCCATAGTGCTCGCCGGGGGGGAGGGAACCCGCCTCGCTCCGCTGACCAAGGAGCGCGCCAAGCCGGCGGTTCCGTTCGGCGGCAAGTACCGCATCGTCGACTTCGTGCTGTCGAGCCTGATCAACTCGGGCATCCACTCCATCTATGTAGTCATCCAGTTTCGCAGTCAGTCGCTCCTGCAGCACCTGAACGATGGCTGGCAGACCGGCGGCATCCTGAAGAGCGCCTTCGTGGTGCCGGTACCGGCTCAGATGCGCAGCGCCGGCAAGGACTGGTACCGGGGCACCGCCGACGCCATTCATCAGAACATCAACCTGATCGAGCAGTCCCGCCCCGACATCGTTGCCGTGTTCGGCGCCGATCACATCTATCGCATGAACATCCATGAGATGATCGAGTTCCACGAGCACAAGCGCGCCCACGCGACCGTTGCGGCGATCCCGACGGACAAAAAGTACTCGAAGGAATTCGGCGTGCTGGAGACGACACACTCCGGCCGCATCATTGGCTTTCACGAGAAGAAGGCGGACGCGCCGACCATGCCCGGCGACCCCAACCGCGTCTATGCATCGATGGGGAATTACATCTTCTCGACCGACATGCTGCTCAAGATGGTCGAAGAAGATCAGAAGGACGAAAACAGCTCCCACGACTTCGGCAAGGACATCCTGCCGAAGATGGTGAGCTCGGCAGAGCTGTTCGCCTACGACTTCATGACCAACCGCATTCCCGGCGAACCGCACGGCAAGATGCCGTACTGGCGCGACGTCGGCACCCTAGACGCGTACTACGAGGCGAACATGGATCTGCGAGCGATCGACCCGCAGCTCAATTTGTTCAATGCCCAATGGCCGCTGCGGACGGCGGGCTACTCAGACCCGCCGACCAAGTTCGCGTTCGACGAGGACGGCCGCCGCGGCCAGGCCATCGACTCGGTCGTGGCCGGCGGCTGCATCATTTCCGGCGCGTCGATCCGCAATTCCGTTATCGGGCGCCATGTCTACGCCCACGCCGGCGTCGAAATCGACGAATGCGTGATCTTCGACAACTGCGACATCGGCCGCCGTTCCAAGCTGCGGCGCTGCATTCTGGAGAAGAACGTACAGATCCCGGAGGACTCGGTGATCGGCTACAACCTCGACGAGGACCGCAAGAAATACCACGTCTCGGAAAGCGGCATCGTCGTCATCGAAGGCAAGCGCACCCCGGTCAAGCTCAGCACGATCACGATCTGA
- a CDS encoding AMP-binding protein — protein MNIGSLLPRHARFRGDHVALVVGDRRLTYRELNAYVNRYAHALLACGLRKGDKFTTVLPNCLEMMASYWAAAKTGIVIVPASPLLQGEGLATLLADSDTAMVVGHASFAETFGRIRERLPAIAADRYVLVGGGEAPVPGFRSFEAMIADQAESEPPDAGLTDQDMFNIMYSSGTTGLPKGIIHTHYVRAMYCMIFAETFRIIPESIVLHSGSIVFNGSMVDLMPWMFVGGTYILHEAFAAERVIETIAAEKVTHIVMVPSQIIAVLNHPAFAPDKLGSLEMLQNIGAPLPLPYKQKLNDLLPNRFYELYGLTEGLMTVLDKHDAMRKVGSVGCAPPFMDIKIFRDDGTEAAPGEVGEICGQSPCMMPGYYKRPDLTDRAIIDGWLRSGDLGYLDEDGYLFLVDRMKDMIISGGVNVYPKDIEDVVIGHPAVQEVAVFGAPDDKWGEVPVAAVVLAKGRSPTPAELVAWTNERVGAKFQRLHDVVLYDEFPRNVAGKTLKRDMRDAYKPGNGG, from the coding sequence ATGAACATCGGATCGTTGCTGCCGCGCCATGCGCGCTTCCGCGGGGACCACGTGGCGCTGGTGGTCGGCGACCGGCGGTTGACCTACCGAGAGCTGAACGCCTACGTCAACCGTTACGCCCATGCGCTGCTGGCCTGCGGTCTTCGCAAGGGCGACAAGTTCACCACGGTGCTGCCCAACTGCCTGGAGATGATGGCCTCTTACTGGGCCGCGGCCAAGACCGGCATCGTCATCGTCCCGGCCAGCCCGTTGTTGCAAGGCGAGGGACTGGCGACGCTGCTCGCGGACTCCGACACCGCCATGGTCGTCGGCCACGCATCGTTCGCGGAGACGTTCGGGCGCATCCGGGAACGCCTGCCGGCGATCGCCGCCGACCGCTACGTCCTGGTGGGTGGTGGCGAAGCGCCGGTACCCGGTTTTCGGTCTTTCGAGGCGATGATCGCGGATCAGGCGGAAAGCGAGCCGCCGGACGCCGGCCTCACCGACCAGGACATGTTCAATATCATGTATTCGAGCGGCACCACCGGGCTGCCGAAGGGGATCATCCACACCCACTACGTTCGGGCCATGTACTGCATGATCTTCGCGGAGACGTTCCGCATCATCCCGGAGAGCATCGTGCTCCATTCGGGCTCCATCGTCTTCAATGGCTCGATGGTCGACCTGATGCCGTGGATGTTCGTCGGCGGTACCTACATCCTCCACGAGGCGTTCGCCGCCGAGCGGGTGATAGAGACGATCGCCGCCGAGAAGGTGACCCACATCGTGATGGTGCCGTCGCAGATCATCGCCGTCCTCAACCACCCGGCGTTCGCGCCTGACAAGCTCGGGTCGCTGGAGATGCTGCAAAACATCGGCGCGCCGCTGCCGCTTCCCTACAAGCAGAAGTTGAACGACCTGCTGCCGAACCGGTTCTACGAACTCTACGGCCTGACCGAAGGCCTGATGACGGTGCTCGACAAGCACGACGCCATGCGCAAAGTCGGCTCCGTCGGCTGTGCGCCGCCGTTCATGGACATCAAGATTTTTCGCGACGACGGCACGGAGGCGGCGCCCGGCGAGGTGGGCGAGATCTGCGGCCAGAGCCCGTGCATGATGCCGGGGTACTACAAGCGGCCGGACCTGACCGACAGGGCGATCATCGACGGCTGGTTGCGTTCCGGCGATCTCGGCTATCTCGACGAGGACGGCTACCTGTTCCTGGTCGACCGCATGAAGGACATGATCATCTCCGGCGGCGTCAACGTCTATCCCAAGGACATCGAGGACGTGGTCATCGGCCACCCGGCAGTGCAGGAAGTGGCGGTGTTCGGCGCGCCCGACGACAAGTGGGGCGAGGTGCCGGTCGCCGCCGTGGTCCTTGCCAAGGGCCGGTCGCCGACCCCGGCGGAATTGGTCGCGTGGACCAACGAGCGGGTCGGCGCCAAGTTCCAGCGCCTGCACGACGTGGTGCTCTACGACGAGTTCCCCCGCAACGTCGCCGGCAAGACCCTCAAGCGCGACATGCGCGACGCCTATAAGCCGGGGAACGGCGGTTAG